AAAGGGGGAGCGTCTCCGTACAGAAGCAAACGGTTCTCCATTCAAACTCCCTGAGAACTTAATATCCCAACCTTCGACATTTTTTGGAACACAAGCATCGAACAGAACTTGGCCAAGAACAGTATTTGTGCACATACGAGGGCTAGACCGATGAGATGACCTCTCTTTTAGCTGTCTGCTCTTTTCATATTCTGATGAACATGGCAGGAGGAAGTGGTCATTTGTATTTGAGAGAACTGCTGAATTCTGGAGATTATATCTTATGGGGGAGATAACATCATGCATATCTTCCATGTTCGATTTTTCTCCAAGTTTCTGAATTTTTTCTGAGAAAATTGAAACGGCCTGCTCAAGTAACTTGGTTATAGCTATGCACTGCGTTGATTGGTGCTGATGACGGCCTGTGAAAGGCAAATGACAAATCAATCGGGATAGCAGAAAGAGAACGACATGAAAATAGTGCTTCAAAAACTATATGAAATAAACCAAATATGGACATATCAGTAAAAGTGCTAAATATAGAATTAAGCATATCCGAGGACCATTAATTATGATAAGGCTCTAACAAACAAGAAATACAAAGAGGACCAAGATGTGTATATAAGATACTAAAGTTTAaagaaattttcaattgtttcaCTTCTAACTAATTAGTGTCACAAAAACTGTATGTAGTGTATGGTTTGATTCACTTCGACCTAATgttctttttctaaaaaatggAAGGCAGATCACATAAGAGAAATTGCCAATTGTATCATGCTAGTTGCCAAACGCACACAGGGGATAAATCATACTCAAAAGAGAACTAAAGCAGCTGCATGCTAAAATGTCTCCATTTAATAAACCATTCAACAGAAGTAAGTTGCACATCGGAGTTTGAGAAATGTCCACACACTTGATCTCTGAACTAACATCAGGTTAATATTCAAGGAGGCATTCTAATGAAAATTACTAACTTGTTTGTTCAGTTGAGCCTCATCTTTCCTGAAGAATCTAGCGAGATGCAATAATTGATTCAGTGTAATGTTTTGCCCTACCTCAATCTATAAAATCTAATTGAgatttattgatattaatgAAGCAGAAAGAATACCATGATAAGCTGCAGGCACTAGTGAGATTGTAGAAATTACAACAGAGGATTATTTGTTTACGAAGATAACAAACTATTAGTTCCCAGGTCAATTTTCATCCAGTTAGACTTGGCGAAATCATAGGTCatcttaaaaaagaaattcgGCATAAGCTgcaagatagaaaaaagtcaAGCTATTAGAAACTAACCTAGATGAGAAGAGGTAGATCTCTTTATAATTTTGACAGTACCGCCCACATCCAGTAAATGCTTTGCAAAGGTACATAGggttgaaaaaggaattgtgtCTTCATTTTCTGGGCATAGAATGAGAAAGGGGGCCCCCAAACGCTACCAGCAAAAACACAGAAGGGGAAGAAGGatgaaaaagatataaaaGGAAGGATATTATTGGAAATCCAGAATACAGTTGGTGACTCACCACAGAAGAATAAAGAGTTTGCAAGTATTCAGCCTGTTGGGAACCGAATCTCGTGAGAAATAAAGCATCCAAGCTCAAAGTAACACcttttgctaaaaatgatGCTAGCTTAGCTGCACCAGGAACTTTGAGGACGGAGC
The genomic region above belongs to Salvia hispanica cultivar TCC Black 2014 chromosome 3, UniMelb_Shisp_WGS_1.0, whole genome shotgun sequence and contains:
- the LOC125216486 gene encoding uncharacterized protein LOC125216486, with the translated sequence MSSSGSYYWAQNCGNDFQAKGIVVVFAWVPFCEPLLNDCIAFYSSLGWNSLVCRSKYLNPFFPERATSLAFAVLDELIKELKGGLCPVVLAAFAGGSKACMYKVLQIIEGCSEVELNMEDRRLVASCISGQIYDSDPIDFTTDLGARFALHRSVLKVPGAAKLASFLAKGVTLSLDALFLTRFGSQQAEYLQTLYSSVRLGAPFLILCPENEDTIPFSTLCTFAKHLLDVGGTVKIIKRSTSSHLGRHQHQSTQCIAITKLLEQAVSIFSEKIQKLGEKSNMEDMHDVISPIRYNLQNSAVLSNTNDHFLLPCSSEYEKSRQLKERSSHRSSPRMCTNTVLGQVLFDACVPKNVEGWDIKFSGSLNGEPFASVRRRSPFCAMKQRSRL